A single window of Oceanococcus atlanticus DNA harbors:
- the prpB gene encoding methylisocitrate lyase codes for MSTQASAGARFRAALAEEQPLQVIGAINANHALLAQRAGFKAIYLSGGGVAAGSLGLPDLGISGLEDVLIDVRRITDVCDTPLLVDVDTGFGSSAFNVARTTKALIKAGAGAMHIEDQVGAKRCGHRPNKEIVTQQEMVDRIKAAVDARTDDDFVIMARTDALAVEGLESAIERAIACVEAGADMIFPEAMTELPMYKQFAEAVGVPVLANITEFGATPLYSVDELREVGVGLVLYPLSAFRAMNKAAQNVYEAVRRDGTQKNVVDTMQTRMELYESINYHDFEQKLDALFAQGKK; via the coding sequence ATGAGCACGCAAGCGTCCGCAGGCGCCCGTTTCCGCGCCGCCCTTGCCGAAGAACAACCGCTGCAGGTGATTGGTGCGATCAACGCCAACCATGCCCTGCTGGCCCAGCGCGCTGGCTTCAAAGCGATCTACCTGTCCGGTGGCGGCGTTGCCGCCGGCTCGCTCGGCCTGCCGGATCTGGGCATTTCCGGGCTTGAGGACGTCCTCATTGACGTGCGTCGCATCACCGATGTTTGCGACACACCGCTGCTGGTCGATGTCGACACCGGCTTCGGCAGCTCGGCCTTCAACGTGGCCCGCACCACCAAAGCTCTGATCAAAGCCGGCGCCGGCGCCATGCACATCGAAGACCAGGTTGGCGCCAAACGCTGCGGCCATCGTCCGAACAAGGAAATCGTGACCCAGCAGGAAATGGTCGATCGCATCAAGGCCGCCGTCGATGCCCGCACCGACGATGACTTCGTGATCATGGCGCGCACCGACGCGCTGGCCGTCGAAGGCCTGGAATCGGCGATCGAACGCGCCATCGCCTGCGTCGAAGCCGGCGCCGACATGATCTTCCCCGAAGCCATGACCGAACTGCCGATGTACAAACAGTTCGCCGAAGCCGTTGGCGTACCGGTGCTGGCCAACATCACCGAGTTCGGCGCAACCCCGTTGTACAGCGTTGACGAACTGCGCGAGGTCGGCGTCGGCCTGGTGCTGTACCCGCTGTCTGCCTTCCGCGCCATGAACAAGGCTGCACAGAACGTCTACGAAGCGGTCCGCCGCGACGGCACACAGAAAAACGTGGTCGACACCATGCAGACCCGCATGGAGCTGTACGAGTCGATCAACTACCACGATTTCGAACAGAAGCTGGATGCGCTGTTTGCCCAGGGCAAAAAGTAA
- the acnD gene encoding Fe/S-dependent 2-methylisocitrate dehydratase AcnD gives MNTEYRTKLPGTDLDYFDTRAAVEAIQPGAYATLPYTSRVHAENLVRRCDPAILEDCLKQLIERKRERDFPWFPARVVCHDILGQTALVDLAGLRDAIAEAGGDPSKINPVVPTQLIVDHSLAVEHAGFEADAFDKNRAIEDRRNEDRFHFINWTKKAFKNIDVVPPGNGIMHQINLEKMSPVIMTGDGVAYPDTCVGTDSHTPHVDALGVIAVGVGGLEAESVMLGRASWMRLPEIVGVELTGKRQPGITATDIVLALTEFLRAQKVVGAYLEFYGEGAASLTLGDRASISNMTPEYGATAALFSIDDMTLDYLRLTGRDDAQVALVENYAKTAGLWSDDLAQAQYERTLSFDLSSVGRTMAGPSNPHRKLPTSALAERGIAAQWTQEDDLMPDGAVIIAAITSCTNTSNPRNVVAAGLLARNANARGLSRKPWVKSSFAPGSKTVQLYMEQAGLQKELDALGFGIVAFACTTCNGMSGALDPKIQQEVIDRDLYATAVLSGNRNFDGRIHPYAKQAFLASPPLVVAYAIAGTVRFDIEKDVLGHDADGQPVTLKDIWPSDEEIDAVVAASVKPEQFRAVYDPMFNFEIVEDEGLSPLYDWREMSTYIRRPPYWEGAMAAKNSLTGLRPLAVLGDNITTDHLSPSNAILASSAAGEYLAKMGLPEEDFNSYATHRGDHLTAQRATFANPKLFNEMVTDENGEVRQGSLARVEPEGEVMRMWEAIETYQQRKQPLIIIAGADYGQGSSRDWAAKGVRLAGVEAIVAEGFERIHRTNLIGMGVMPLQFMDGTTRKTLGIDGTETFDVKGEPAPGASLTLVIHRASGESLETPVLCRLDTAEEVSIYSAGGVLQRFAQDFLAAEAA, from the coding sequence ATGAACACCGAATACCGCACAAAACTTCCAGGCACCGACCTGGATTATTTCGACACCCGCGCCGCCGTCGAGGCGATCCAGCCCGGCGCCTACGCCACCTTGCCCTACACCTCGCGGGTGCATGCCGAAAACCTGGTCCGTCGCTGCGACCCGGCCATTCTCGAGGATTGCCTCAAGCAGCTGATCGAACGCAAACGCGAGCGTGACTTCCCCTGGTTCCCGGCCCGCGTGGTCTGCCACGACATCCTCGGACAAACCGCACTGGTTGATCTGGCCGGCCTGCGCGATGCCATTGCCGAAGCCGGTGGCGATCCGTCCAAGATCAACCCGGTGGTGCCAACCCAGCTGATTGTTGACCATTCACTGGCCGTGGAACACGCCGGCTTCGAGGCCGACGCCTTCGACAAGAACCGCGCCATCGAAGACCGCCGCAACGAAGACCGCTTCCACTTCATCAACTGGACCAAGAAGGCCTTCAAGAACATTGATGTGGTGCCGCCGGGCAACGGCATCATGCACCAGATCAATCTGGAGAAAATGTCGCCGGTGATCATGACCGGCGACGGCGTGGCCTATCCCGACACCTGTGTGGGCACCGACTCGCACACCCCGCATGTCGATGCACTCGGCGTGATCGCCGTGGGTGTGGGCGGCCTGGAAGCCGAATCGGTCATGCTCGGCCGCGCCTCATGGATGCGCCTGCCGGAAATCGTTGGCGTGGAACTGACCGGCAAGCGTCAGCCCGGCATCACCGCCACCGACATCGTGCTCGCCCTGACCGAATTCCTGCGCGCCCAGAAAGTGGTTGGCGCTTATCTGGAATTCTATGGCGAAGGCGCCGCCAGCCTGACCCTGGGCGATCGTGCCTCGATCTCCAACATGACCCCCGAGTACGGTGCCACCGCCGCACTGTTCTCGATCGACGACATGACCCTGGATTATCTGCGCCTGACTGGTCGTGACGATGCCCAGGTCGCCCTGGTCGAGAACTACGCCAAGACCGCCGGCCTATGGTCGGACGATCTGGCCCAGGCCCAGTATGAGCGCACCTTGAGCTTCGATCTGTCGAGTGTCGGCCGGACCATGGCCGGGCCGTCCAACCCGCACCGCAAGTTGCCGACCTCGGCCCTGGCCGAGCGCGGCATCGCCGCACAATGGACGCAGGAAGACGACCTGATGCCGGATGGCGCCGTGATCATCGCCGCCATCACCTCCTGCACCAACACCTCCAATCCGCGCAACGTGGTTGCCGCCGGGCTGCTCGCGCGCAACGCCAACGCCCGCGGGCTGAGCCGCAAGCCGTGGGTTAAATCCTCGTTCGCGCCAGGCTCGAAAACCGTACAGCTGTACATGGAACAAGCCGGCCTGCAGAAAGAACTGGATGCCCTGGGTTTCGGCATCGTGGCGTTCGCCTGCACCACCTGCAACGGCATGTCCGGCGCGCTGGACCCCAAGATTCAGCAGGAAGTGATCGACCGCGATCTCTACGCCACCGCCGTGCTGTCCGGCAACCGCAACTTTGACGGCCGCATTCATCCCTACGCCAAGCAGGCCTTCCTGGCCTCGCCGCCGCTGGTGGTGGCCTACGCCATTGCCGGCACCGTGCGCTTCGACATTGAGAAAGACGTGCTCGGGCATGATGCCGACGGCCAGCCGGTCACCCTCAAGGACATCTGGCCCAGCGACGAAGAGATCGACGCGGTGGTCGCCGCCAGCGTCAAACCGGAACAGTTCCGTGCGGTGTACGACCCGATGTTCAACTTCGAAATCGTCGAAGACGAAGGCCTGTCGCCGCTGTATGACTGGCGCGAGATGAGCACCTACATCCGTCGCCCGCCCTACTGGGAAGGTGCGATGGCGGCCAAGAACTCGCTCACCGGCCTGCGTCCGCTGGCCGTGCTGGGTGACAACATCACCACCGACCATCTGTCACCCTCGAATGCCATCTTGGCCTCCAGCGCCGCCGGCGAATATCTGGCCAAGATGGGCCTGCCGGAAGAGGACTTCAACTCCTACGCCACCCACCGCGGCGATCATCTGACCGCCCAGCGGGCCACCTTCGCCAACCCGAAACTGTTCAACGAGATGGTCACCGACGAGAACGGTGAAGTGCGCCAGGGCTCCCTCGCCCGGGTTGAGCCGGAAGGTGAGGTGATGCGCATGTGGGAGGCGATCGAGACCTACCAGCAGCGCAAGCAACCGCTGATCATCATCGCCGGGGCTGACTACGGCCAAGGCTCCTCGCGCGATTGGGCCGCCAAGGGCGTCCGTCTGGCCGGCGTGGAAGCGATCGTGGCCGAAGGTTTCGAGCGCATCCACCGCACCAACCTGATCGGCATGGGCGTGATGCCCCTGCAGTTCATGGACGGCACCACGCGCAAAACTCTGGGCATCGACGGCACCGAAACCTTCGACGTCAAGGGCGAGCCGGCCCCTGGCGCCAGCCTGACCCTGGTTATCCATCGCGCCTCGGGCGAATCGCTGGAAACACCGGTGCTGTGCCGTCTGGACACCGCCGAGGAAGTGTCGATCTATTCCGCCGGCGGGGTGCTGCAGCGCTTCGCTCAGGATTTTCTGGCCGCAGAGGCTGCCTGA
- a CDS encoding ExeM/NucH family extracellular endonuclease — MADPYGAPLERHGSATINPGDQTMFKCGHVLAVGLACALPALNVAHAAEAEMYFSEYIEGSSNNKALEIYNPSGSAVDLASSGYTIEIFFNGSSTAGASISLLGTIAANGVFVLADDDADAAILAVADQTVGANLFNGDDAISLLKNGSVIDSFGQQGQDPGSAWGSGDTATQNRTLRRKTTVTSGDTTVDDPFEPSDEWDGFAQDSFDDLGNYASTAAELYFSEYIEGSSNNKALEIFNPGPAAVDLTEYVVQTFHNGNADLLNPTAEFDLSGSIAAGDVFVLAHSSADAAILAEADLASGAFTVNGDDAIVLFKAGAAIDAFGRVGEDPGSAWSNNGVSTANATLRRLATVSSGDPLFDDAFDPSLQWAAHAQDTFDGLGNHGSDSGDGEEPIDAGACGDPATLISTIQGDAGASPEVGNTHIIEAVVVGVYPNLQGFFVQEEDTDIDTDPNTSEGLFIYQGAVPSVARDDVVRISGQVAEHYDLTELTNISLVDTCGSATVSPASLSLPLASADALEPFEGMLVSFSQELSVTENYDLGRYGSVQLSSSGRLFQPTHVAEPGAAAQAIMAANALNVILLDDANSAQNPDPVIHPAPGLSASNTLRSGDTLSGLLGVVDYSFSAYRIQPVGSPAFVQSNPRTTAPLRASGSNLRIASFNVLNYFNGDGAGGGFPTARGAHTAEEFQRQHDKIIAALAGLDADIVGLMEIENDGYGAASAIAELVAGLNLAATSCANYAFVDPGVAQIGSDEIAVGFIYCSDSVSLSGPAEILDASVDASFIDTKNRPALAQTFAENSSGAKLTIAVNHLKSKGSDCDALGDPDTGDGQGNCNQTRTDAAAALVNWLATDPTGSGNSDRLIIGDLNAYAKEDPITAITSNGYINLLLRDHGDAAYSYIFYGQAGYLDHALASTSFEPKVMWAGEWHINTDEPRVLDYNTEYKSAGQIVDFYAADAYRASDHDPVVVDVLLSTPAPTPSPTPVSTPSPTPSSTPIPTPTATPLPTPSPTPLPSPTATPSASPSATPVATPTPAATPAPTASATPSTTPSPVATATPRPSATPTPTPVVVTPTPSPQFTPSPSPSTSPAPTAQATPTPGPAPSTVDNSSGPLVDQQVSPGSQTIALARFQVQNAHDETLSFDRQSIQLASGALAFGNIARLQLILDGNGNDQVDVGELILAETTSLDSEGRANFVLNPAMTLAPNSLVRCILVLDFN; from the coding sequence ATGGCTGATCCCTATGGTGCGCCCCTGGAGCGCCATGGCAGCGCGACCATCAACCCAGGGGATCAAACAATGTTCAAGTGTGGCCACGTACTGGCTGTGGGGCTGGCTTGCGCCCTGCCCGCGCTCAATGTCGCTCACGCCGCCGAGGCGGAAATGTATTTCTCCGAATACATCGAGGGCAGCAGCAACAATAAAGCGCTGGAGATCTACAATCCGTCCGGCAGCGCCGTTGATCTGGCCTCCAGTGGCTACACCATCGAGATCTTCTTCAACGGCAGCAGCACAGCCGGTGCCAGCATCAGCCTGCTTGGGACCATCGCTGCCAACGGCGTTTTCGTGCTCGCCGATGATGACGCCGACGCCGCCATACTGGCGGTTGCCGACCAAACTGTAGGCGCCAACCTGTTCAACGGGGATGACGCCATCTCACTGCTGAAAAATGGCAGCGTCATCGACAGCTTCGGGCAGCAGGGCCAGGATCCGGGCAGTGCCTGGGGCAGCGGCGACACCGCCACCCAGAATCGCACCCTGCGCCGCAAGACCACGGTGACCAGCGGCGACACCACAGTCGATGATCCTTTTGAGCCGAGCGACGAATGGGATGGCTTCGCCCAGGACAGCTTCGATGATCTGGGCAACTACGCCAGCACCGCAGCGGAACTGTATTTTTCCGAATACATTGAAGGCAGCAGCAACAACAAGGCGCTGGAAATCTTCAACCCGGGCCCGGCCGCCGTGGACCTGACCGAGTATGTGGTTCAGACCTTCCACAATGGCAACGCCGACCTGCTCAATCCGACGGCTGAATTCGACCTCAGCGGCTCCATCGCCGCCGGCGACGTGTTCGTGCTTGCACATTCCAGCGCCGACGCCGCCATTCTTGCTGAGGCTGACCTCGCCTCTGGTGCCTTCACGGTCAATGGCGACGATGCCATCGTGCTGTTCAAGGCCGGTGCAGCCATCGATGCCTTCGGCCGCGTCGGCGAGGACCCGGGCAGCGCCTGGAGCAACAACGGGGTCAGCACGGCCAATGCCACCTTGCGCCGTCTGGCCACAGTGAGCAGCGGTGATCCGCTGTTCGATGATGCTTTTGACCCGTCGCTGCAGTGGGCGGCCCATGCGCAGGACACGTTTGATGGCCTGGGCAACCACGGATCCGACAGCGGCGACGGTGAAGAGCCGATCGATGCCGGTGCCTGCGGCGACCCGGCCACGCTGATTTCAACCATTCAGGGCGATGCCGGTGCCAGCCCCGAGGTCGGCAACACCCACATCATTGAAGCCGTGGTGGTCGGGGTCTATCCCAACCTGCAGGGCTTCTTCGTGCAGGAAGAAGACACCGACATCGACACCGATCCGAACACCTCGGAAGGCTTGTTCATCTACCAAGGCGCCGTCCCCAGCGTGGCGCGCGATGATGTAGTCCGTATCAGCGGCCAGGTGGCGGAACACTACGACCTGACCGAACTTACGAACATCAGCCTGGTCGACACCTGCGGCAGCGCGACGGTAAGCCCGGCATCGCTCAGCTTGCCGCTTGCCAGTGCCGATGCGCTGGAACCTTTTGAAGGCATGCTGGTGAGCTTCAGCCAGGAGCTGAGCGTGACCGAGAACTATGACCTGGGGCGCTATGGCAGCGTCCAGCTGTCCTCCTCCGGGCGCCTGTTCCAGCCGACTCATGTGGCCGAGCCCGGCGCTGCAGCGCAGGCCATCATGGCCGCCAATGCGCTCAATGTGATCCTGCTGGATGACGCCAACTCGGCGCAGAACCCGGACCCGGTCATACACCCTGCGCCAGGCCTGTCGGCCAGTAACACCTTGCGCTCCGGTGATACGCTCAGCGGCCTGCTCGGGGTGGTCGACTATTCGTTCAGCGCCTACCGCATTCAACCGGTGGGTAGCCCGGCCTTCGTGCAAAGCAACCCGCGCACCACCGCGCCTCTGCGGGCCAGCGGCAGCAACCTGCGCATTGCCAGCTTCAACGTACTCAATTACTTCAACGGCGATGGTGCCGGCGGCGGTTTCCCGACCGCACGCGGTGCGCACACCGCTGAAGAGTTCCAGCGTCAGCATGACAAGATCATCGCTGCACTGGCTGGTCTGGATGCCGACATCGTCGGCCTGATGGAAATCGAGAACGATGGTTATGGCGCGGCCAGCGCAATTGCCGAACTGGTCGCCGGGCTGAATCTGGCCGCGACCAGCTGCGCAAACTACGCCTTTGTTGATCCTGGCGTTGCCCAGATTGGCAGCGACGAGATCGCGGTGGGCTTCATCTACTGCAGCGACAGCGTCAGTCTGTCGGGCCCGGCTGAAATTCTCGATGCCAGCGTCGATGCCTCCTTCATCGACACCAAGAACCGCCCGGCATTGGCCCAGACCTTTGCCGAGAACAGCAGCGGCGCCAAACTGACCATCGCGGTCAACCATCTGAAGTCCAAGGGTTCGGACTGCGATGCGCTGGGTGACCCGGACACCGGCGATGGCCAGGGCAACTGCAACCAGACCCGCACCGACGCGGCTGCCGCCCTGGTCAACTGGCTGGCCACCGATCCGACCGGCAGTGGCAACAGCGACCGCCTGATCATCGGCGACCTCAACGCTTACGCCAAGGAAGACCCGATCACCGCGATCACCTCCAATGGCTACATCAACCTGCTGCTGCGTGACCACGGGGATGCCGCCTACTCCTACATCTTCTACGGACAGGCCGGTTATCTCGATCACGCCCTGGCCAGCACCAGCTTCGAGCCCAAGGTGATGTGGGCCGGGGAATGGCATATCAACACCGACGAACCGCGCGTGCTCGACTACAACACCGAGTACAAGTCGGCCGGGCAGATCGTTGATTTTTACGCAGCCGATGCCTATCGCGCGTCTGACCATGATCCGGTCGTGGTCGATGTTCTGCTGAGCACGCCTGCCCCAACACCTTCACCCACGCCGGTGAGCACACCCAGCCCGACACCGAGCAGCACGCCGATACCCACGCCCACTGCGACCCCGCTGCCAACACCGTCACCAACGCCGCTGCCAAGCCCCACTGCAACCCCCAGCGCAAGCCCCTCGGCAACCCCGGTCGCCACACCCACACCTGCGGCCACGCCAGCCCCCACAGCCTCGGCCACGCCCAGCACCACGCCAAGTCCGGTGGCGACCGCAACCCCGCGGCCCAGCGCCACGCCAACGCCGACGCCCGTGGTGGTCACACCTACACCAAGCCCACAGTTCACACCCTCGCCCAGTCCATCAACCAGCCCGGCGCCGACCGCCCAGGCGACCCCGACACCTGGCCCGGCCCCAAGCACCGTGGACAACAGCAGCGGCCCGCTGGTTGATCAGCAGGTCAGTCCTGGCAGCCAGACCATCGCGCTGGCCCGTTTCCAGGTGCAGAACGCGCACGATGAAACGCTCTCGTTTGACCGCCAGAGCATCCAGCTGGCCAGCGGCGCTCTGGCTTTCGGCAACATTGCACGACTGCAGCTGATCCTGGATGGCAACGGCAACGATCAGGTTGATGTTGGCGAGCTCATCCTGGCCGAGACCACCAGCCTGGACAGCGAAGGGCGCGCCAATTTCGTCCTGAACCCCGCCATGACGCTCGCACCCAACAGTCTGGTGCGCTGCATCCTGGTACTCGACTTCAACTGA
- a CDS encoding esterase/lipase family protein, translated as MKRAIGVTIVLLLAGCQLSDDPQFENPPNAAAEPELKNSYETLEAQLRCTDFSHADKPPILLVHGTFTAGWEQYEWSYIPVLSELGYDVCTTTYPDRGLGDLQNSAEYVVHALRRIHEMTGRKVAVIGHSQGVAVPRWAIKWWASAREAVDDFVMIAGPNQGTAIADPLAILERLLGIELPLTGADLPLPAAFHQMAYGSQFMRASNWQDETPGDISYTAIYTLFDELVQPVTPVPVAAVDFGKGNPNVTNLLLQDLCPGYVMEHALIGLADAVTFNLALDAINHPGPANIERAGGTALCGLPLLPELSISVPGLISGGAAIPALEFENGPPSALHLSAGEPPLRDYAQTALDSDQSN; from the coding sequence ATGAAGCGAGCGATTGGTGTGACGATAGTGTTGCTGCTGGCCGGCTGCCAGCTCTCTGACGATCCCCAGTTTGAAAATCCGCCGAATGCAGCGGCCGAACCCGAGCTCAAGAACAGCTATGAAACCCTCGAGGCTCAGCTGCGCTGCACCGACTTCAGCCATGCGGACAAGCCGCCCATCCTGCTCGTGCATGGCACGTTCACGGCCGGCTGGGAGCAGTACGAATGGAGTTACATCCCGGTGCTCAGCGAGCTGGGCTACGACGTGTGCACAACCACGTATCCGGACCGCGGACTGGGCGACTTGCAGAACTCAGCCGAGTACGTGGTGCACGCCCTGCGGCGTATTCACGAGATGACCGGGCGCAAGGTTGCCGTGATCGGCCACAGCCAGGGCGTGGCGGTGCCGCGCTGGGCGATCAAATGGTGGGCCTCGGCGCGCGAAGCGGTGGATGATTTCGTCATGATCGCCGGCCCCAATCAGGGCACGGCGATAGCCGACCCGCTGGCAATACTGGAACGCTTGCTGGGTATCGAGCTGCCCTTGACCGGCGCCGACCTGCCGTTGCCGGCAGCGTTTCATCAGATGGCTTACGGCTCGCAGTTCATGCGCGCCAGCAATTGGCAGGACGAAACACCGGGCGACATCTCCTACACCGCGATTTACACCCTGTTCGATGAACTGGTGCAGCCGGTTACGCCCGTGCCGGTGGCCGCCGTGGACTTCGGCAAGGGCAATCCCAATGTGACCAATCTGCTGCTGCAGGATCTGTGTCCGGGTTATGTCATGGAGCATGCGCTGATTGGCCTGGCCGATGCGGTGACCTTCAATCTGGCGCTGGATGCGATCAACCATCCGGGGCCGGCCAACATCGAACGCGCTGGCGGCACGGCGCTGTGTGGCCTGCCATTGCTGCCCGAGCTGAGCATCAGTGTGCCGGGACTGATTTCCGGCGGCGCCGCGATTCCGGCGCTGGAATTTGAGAACGGCCCGCCCTCGGCCCTGCACCTGAGTGCCGGCGAGCCGCCTCTGCGCGACTATGCCCAGACCGCCCTGGATTCGGATCAGAGCAACTGA
- a CDS encoding DUF1295 domain-containing protein: MRHLISLTVCLALAAAAGALAWLVDDSSQSWASVPPLVVLALLAFAVQWLAFVPAFVAQTEHYYDLTGSATYASVVILALLLGPAHPRACLLGLLIGIWFCRLGSFLFRRIKRDGKDGRFDAIKPNFGKFLLAWTLQGLWVFLTLLAALIAMLNPLEATLDAWALIGALIWLIGFSIEAIADAQKSAFKQAPGSRDQFIQSGLWAWSRHPNYFGEILLWSGICVIAWPSFSGWSYAGLISPLFVAWLLIKVSGIPLLEQRADQRWGGQDAYERYKANTPVLLPRPPRS, translated from the coding sequence ATGCGACACCTCATCAGTCTGACCGTTTGCCTGGCCCTGGCGGCTGCCGCCGGGGCGTTGGCCTGGCTGGTCGACGACAGCAGCCAAAGCTGGGCGTCGGTGCCACCTCTGGTGGTGCTGGCGCTGCTGGCGTTCGCCGTGCAATGGCTGGCTTTCGTGCCCGCCTTTGTGGCCCAGACCGAGCACTACTACGACCTCACCGGCTCAGCCACCTACGCCAGTGTGGTCATCCTGGCCCTCCTGCTGGGGCCTGCCCATCCACGCGCCTGCTTGCTCGGTCTGCTGATCGGCATCTGGTTCTGTCGCCTGGGCAGCTTTCTGTTCCGGCGCATCAAACGCGATGGCAAAGACGGGCGCTTCGACGCGATCAAACCGAACTTCGGCAAATTTCTGCTGGCCTGGACCCTACAGGGTTTGTGGGTGTTTTTGACCTTGCTGGCGGCGCTCATTGCGATGCTGAATCCGCTTGAGGCAACACTCGATGCCTGGGCCCTGATCGGCGCCCTGATCTGGCTGATCGGCTTTTCCATCGAAGCCATCGCCGATGCGCAGAAATCGGCCTTCAAGCAGGCACCCGGCTCGCGCGATCAGTTCATACAAAGCGGCTTGTGGGCCTGGTCGCGCCACCCCAACTATTTCGGCGAAATTCTGCTCTGGAGCGGCATCTGCGTAATTGCCTGGCCGAGTTTTTCCGGCTGGTCATACGCCGGCCTGATCTCCCCGTTGTTCGTGGCCTGGCTGCTGATCAAGGTCAGCGGCATCCCCTTGCTGGAACAACGCGCCGACCAGCGCTGGGGCGGGCAGGACGCCTACGAACGCTACAAGGCCAATACGCCGGTGCTGCTGCCGCGACCTCCCCGCTCATGA
- a CDS encoding DedA family protein: MNDALINWAQQHQQHALLLVPLFAFMETCVGIGLFISSVFLVVICSIFYANGWASMTHMALLAAAGSSLGDHAGYYFGRAIGPGIHHLNIVKRHRSKWDRTEALVRRYGPGAIFIGRFLPALRSLVPAMLGISGFARLRYTLFDISACSLWALGLTAIVLGAHQLFVQ, from the coding sequence ATGAACGACGCCCTGATCAACTGGGCCCAACAGCATCAGCAGCATGCCCTGCTGCTAGTCCCGCTGTTTGCCTTCATGGAAACCTGCGTCGGCATCGGATTGTTCATCTCCAGCGTTTTCCTGGTGGTGATCTGCTCGATTTTCTATGCCAACGGCTGGGCCAGCATGACCCACATGGCGCTGCTCGCTGCGGCGGGATCCTCGCTGGGCGACCACGCGGGTTATTACTTCGGCCGCGCCATCGGCCCTGGCATCCACCATCTGAACATCGTCAAGCGGCATCGCAGCAAGTGGGATCGCACCGAGGCACTGGTGCGCCGCTACGGCCCCGGCGCCATCTTCATCGGTCGCTTTCTGCCGGCGCTGCGCTCACTGGTTCCGGCCATGCTTGGCATCAGCGGCTTCGCCCGCCTGCGCTACACCTTGTTTGATATCTCAGCCTGTAGCCTGTGGGCCCTGGGGCTGACTGCGATAGTACTTGGCGCCCACCAACTTTTCGTCCAATAA
- the prpF gene encoding 2-methylaconitate cis-trans isomerase PrpF — protein MTHPAQLKIPATYMRGGTSKGVFFRLEDLPAACQTPGHARDRLFQRVIGSPDPYAKHTDGMGGATSSTSKCVIVSPSRQPDHDVDYLYGQVSIDTDFVDWSGNCGNLSTAAGAFAIHAGYVDPARVPDNGICTVRIWQANIGKTIIAKVPVCDGQVQESGDFELDGVTFPAAEIVLEFLDPADEEGGAMFPTGQLVDELEVPMLGTLKATMIAAGIPTVFVNAADIGFTGTELQSDINDSPAILEKMERIRVAGALAMGLIQTPEEAAKRQHTPKVAFVSPAQAYTASSGKSIAAEAIDLNVRALSMGKLHHAMMGTAAVAIGTAAAIPGTLVNLAAGGGEREAVNFGHPSGTLRVGAVAEQHNGQWTAKKAIMSRSARILMEGWVRIPADAI, from the coding sequence ATGACGCATCCCGCACAACTCAAGATTCCCGCCACCTACATGCGTGGCGGTACGTCCAAAGGCGTTTTCTTCCGGCTGGAAGACCTGCCTGCAGCCTGTCAGACACCGGGGCATGCTCGCGACCGTCTGTTCCAACGCGTAATCGGTTCACCCGACCCTTACGCCAAGCACACCGATGGCATGGGCGGCGCCACCTCCAGCACCAGCAAATGCGTGATCGTGTCACCCAGCCGTCAGCCGGATCATGATGTCGACTACCTGTATGGGCAGGTCAGCATCGACACCGATTTTGTCGACTGGTCCGGCAACTGCGGCAACCTGTCGACCGCGGCCGGAGCCTTTGCCATTCACGCCGGTTATGTCGACCCGGCACGCGTGCCGGATAACGGCATCTGCACGGTGCGCATCTGGCAAGCCAACATCGGCAAGACCATCATCGCCAAGGTGCCGGTGTGCGACGGCCAGGTTCAGGAAAGCGGTGATTTCGAACTCGACGGCGTGACCTTCCCCGCCGCAGAAATCGTGCTGGAATTCCTCGATCCGGCTGACGAGGAAGGTGGCGCCATGTTCCCGACCGGCCAGCTGGTCGATGAGCTGGAGGTGCCGATGCTCGGCACGCTCAAAGCCACCATGATCGCGGCCGGCATCCCGACCGTGTTCGTCAATGCCGCGGATATCGGCTTCACCGGCACCGAACTGCAGTCGGACATCAACGACAGCCCGGCGATACTGGAGAAGATGGAGCGCATCCGCGTGGCCGGCGCGCTGGCCATGGGCCTGATCCAGACGCCGGAGGAAGCCGCCAAGCGCCAGCACACGCCCAAGGTGGCGTTCGTGTCACCCGCCCAAGCGTATACCGCGTCGAGTGGCAAAAGCATCGCGGCCGAAGCCATCGACCTGAATGTTCGCGCGTTGTCCATGGGCAAACTGCACCACGCCATGATGGGCACCGCGGCGGTGGCGATTGGCACGGCTGCAGCCATCCCCGGCACGCTGGTCAACCTGGCCGCCGGTGGCGGTGAGCGCGAGGCGGTGAACTTTGGTCACCCCTCCGGCACCCTGCGTGTGGGCGCCGTGGCCGAACAGCACAACGGCCAGTGGACCGCCAAGAAGGCCATCATGTCGCGTTCTGCGCGGATCTTGATGGAAGGCTGGGTGCGCATACCCGCAGACGCCATCTAA